The window GGGAAACGGCAGTGCGCTTGCTTCGGCAGTTGCCGTCGTCATGTTGGTGAGATTGCGAGAAGCGGCCAGCGTCGCCGTTTCGCGAAGCATTTCGGGGGTGATATCGCTCGCGATAATTTCTCGAACGAATGGCGCGAACGCGGCAGCCATATGCCCCGCGCCGGTGGCGACGTCCAAGGCGCGCCAATTCGCTTGCGGCGCAGCAAGTTCAACGATTCGATCGAGACTTTCACCTTTGGCATGAACGTCGGATGAAGCGTAATCGGCGGCCGCTACACCGAATTGTGATTTCACCAGCGCATTTGAATCAGAGGCCAATTCCGTAATCCTTGTTTTAGTTAATACCGCCTTAAAAAAAAAGCCTTTGTGCTCAAGGCGTCACTACGTAATGCTAATTCCCAAAAAGAAATTTTGCCGCATCGTTCTGCCGTTAGCCAATCTCTATTTCTTTCGAACTACATACGGGCCAATTCAAATTAGTTGAGACCTTTCATTCATGTCCCAACCCCTGGCGTTTCGTCCCCGGCAAGACACCTTGCCGACTGAGGAAGGATCTTGGCACGGTGATGCCAAGAACTTCGATCTGCGCGCTCTGAGTTCCTCAAGCGACATTCGCGAAGCGCTTCGGTTGCGTGGACGGGCTTATTCGGGCATCGGCTACAACATTGATTGCGTCGACGGCGAGTATCGCGATGAATTCGATGATATGCCGACGACGGTGTTGCTCGGTGCGTACGATCAAAATCGCCTCGTCGGTTGCGTGCGCCTCTGTTTCTCGCATCCCCGGCAATCGCTTTCGACGCTGCCGTGTGCTTCGCATTATCCGGCGCTGAATGATGTGAAGGCTCAGCAGCCGAACGGTCTCGTCGAAGTTTCCCGGCTGTCGATTGAGCCGGGCCTTAACAATGTGTCTTACCGCACGACGCTGTATGCGTTCCTCGTGCGTGCTTCGCTCACGGCGGCTCTTGCGGCTGGTGTGTCGATGCTGCTGATCGCTACGCGCCCGGACTGGGTGCGGTTTTACACGTATATGCTCGGCTTCAAGCAGATCGGCGACGCCGCGCTTTATCCGCCGGGTGATTTCAAGATCACGCTGCTTGGCGGCAGCCTGGAACAGGCGCAG is drawn from Hyphomicrobium methylovorum and contains these coding sequences:
- a CDS encoding N-acyl amino acid synthase FeeM domain-containing protein; this translates as MSQPLAFRPRQDTLPTEEGSWHGDAKNFDLRALSSSSDIREALRLRGRAYSGIGYNIDCVDGEYRDEFDDMPTTVLLGAYDQNRLVGCVRLCFSHPRQSLSTLPCASHYPALNDVKAQQPNGLVEVSRLSIEPGLNNVSYRTTLYAFLVRASLTAALAAGVSMLLIATRPDWVRFYTYMLGFKQIGDAALYPPGDFKITLLGGSLEQAQMRQKLQNRFFKISNEEIASMERAIAPAMARTAAPELRVVS